The following proteins come from a genomic window of Panicum hallii strain FIL2 chromosome 8, PHallii_v3.1, whole genome shotgun sequence:
- the LOC112902955 gene encoding probable auxin efflux carrier component 1d produces the protein MITALDLYHVLTAVVPLYVAMTLAYGSVRWWRIFTPDQCSGINRFVALFAVPLLSFHFISTNNPFQMNLRFLAADTLQKLIVLALLFLASRLASVLNLDWSITLFSLSTLPNTLVMGIPLLRGMYGADSAGTLMVQVVVLQCIIWYTLMLFLFEYRAARALVMDQFPDGAAASIVSFRVDSDVVSLAKGDLEADAQVADDGRVRVTVRKSTSSRSEAACSHSHSHSMSMQQPRVSNLSGVEIYSLQSSRNPTPRGSSFNHAEFFNIAGAKGAAADEEKGGGGGHSPQPHAQAAKRKDLHMFVWSSSASPVSERAGGGTVHVFGADHGDALAKGTQAYDEYGRDDFSRTKNGNGADKGGPTLSKLGSNSTAQLYPKDVGEGRPAAMPPASVMTRLILIMVWRKLIRNPNTYSSLIGVIWSLVSYRWGIEMPAIIARSISILSDAGLGMAMFSLGLFMALQPRIIACGNKLAAFAMAVRFLMGPAVMAAASIAVGLRGVLLHIAIVQAALPQGIVPFVFAKEYNVHPDILSTAVIFGMLIALPITLVYYILLGL, from the exons ATGATCACCGCGCTGGACCTGTACCACGTCCTCACGGCCGTCGTGCCGCTCTACGTCGCCATGACGCTCGCCTACGGCTCCGTCCGCTGGTGGCGCATCTTCACCCCGGACCAGTGCTCCGGCATCAACCGCTTCGTCGCGCTCTTCGCCGTCCCGCTCCTCTCCTTCCACTTCATCTCCACCAACAACCCCTTCCAGATGAACCTCCGCTTCCTCGCCGCTGACACGCTCCAGAAGCTCATCGTCCTCGcgctcctcttcctcgcctCCCGCCTCGCCTCCGTCCTCAACCTCGACTGGAGCATCACGCTCTTCTCCCTCTCCACGCTCCCCAACACGCTCGTCATGGGCATCCCGCTGCTCCGGGGCATGTACGGCGCCGACTCCGCCGGCACGCTCATGGTCCAGGTCGTCGTCCTCCAGTGCATCATCTGGTACACGCTCATGCTCTTCCTCTTCGAGtaccgcgccgcgcgcgcgctcgtCATGGACCAGTTCCCCGATGGCGCCGccgcgtccatcgtctccttccGCGTCGACTCCGACGTCGTCTCGCTCGCAAAGGGGGACCTCGAGGCCGACGCCCAGGTCGCCGACGACGGCCGGGTGCGGGTCACCGTGCGCAAGTCCACCAGCTCGCGCTCCGAGGCCGCCTGCTCCCACTCCCACTCGCACTCCATGTCCATGCAGCAGCCGCGGGTCTCCAACCTCTCCGGGGTGGAGATCTACTCGCTGCAGTCGTCGCGCAACCCCACGCCGCGCGGCTCCAGCTTCAACCACGCGGAGTTCTTCAACATCGCCGGCGCCAAGGGAGCAGCAGCAGACGAGGAgaagggtggcggcggcggccactcGCCGCAGCCGCACGCGCAGGCGGCCAAGAGAAAGGACCTGCACATGTTCGTGTGGAGCTCCAGCGCCTCGCCGGTCTCcgagcgcgccggcggcgggaccGTGCATGTCTTCGGCGCCGACCATGGCGACGCCCTTGCCAAAG GAACCCAGGCCTACGATGAGTACGGCCGTGACGATTTCAGCAGGACCAAGAACGGGAACGGCGCAGACAAGGGTGGCCCGACCCTGTCCAAGCTCGGTTCCAACTCGACCGCGCAGCTCTACCCCAAGGACGTCGGCGAGGGGAGGCCGGCCGCCATGCCGCCGGCGAGCGTGATGACGAGGCTCATCCTGATCATGGTCTGGAGGAAGCTGATCAGGAACCCCAACACCTACTCCAGCCTCATTGGTGTCATCTGGTCCCTGGTCTCATACAG GTGGGGGATTGAAATGCCCGCGATCATCGCCCGGTCAATCTCGATCCTGTCGGACGCAGGGCTTGGGATGGCAATGTTCAGTCTAG GCTTGTTCATGGCATTGCAGCCACGGATCATTGCCTGTGGGAACAAACTCGCTGCATTCGCGATGGCCGTCCGCTTCCTCATGGGTCCAGCAGTCATGGCTGCTGCCTCCATTGCTGTCGGCCTGCGTGGAGTTCTTCTGCACATAGCCATTGTTCAG GCTGCTCTACCTCAAGGAATCGTGCCTTTTGTGTTTGCCAAGGAGTACAATGTTCATCCTGACATATTGAGCACAGC TGTGATTTTCGGAATGCTGATTGCTCTACCCATCACCCTGGTGTACTACATCCTGCTGGGGCTCTGA